One stretch of Bombus affinis isolate iyBomAffi1 chromosome 4, iyBomAffi1.2, whole genome shotgun sequence DNA includes these proteins:
- the LOC126915197 gene encoding nucleolar protein dao-5-like produces MAVEWIRNNMLFFNNDRNRQLTETELKVQRSFQKLSIPDCHLKKRSNPPKILNVMPIEYRLPSWKIPTSRRNCTLNSSSSDSIDISLHAKENVHENAKKVVPPITSFKKKIFCQQMLPETEHTRSSTKSSSPKEEILDVNIPIIKFPRKISKTFPKISPSRKIQNINLVLPPGPKIEFPEDFEDMCNDDYNGDDNRETFVLKERPFNVERTTNIEDLRNIDMIIDKRRENRQTNVSFQASQAVTTPLSTPDVKPKIFKYHAKSTPKFSQASEVVTTPLSTPDVKPKIFKYHAKSTPKFSQASEVVTTPLSTPDVKPKIFKYHAKSTPKFSQASEVVTTPLSTPDVKPKIFKYHAKSTPKFSQASEVVTTPLSTPDVEPKFFRYHAKSTPKFSQASEVVPTPLNAPDVKPKFFKLRANSTPKFSQAQLFSSAMIENNQKEKIISPSILEKSLIFENKSMNVSNKSGNIRRSKKISPNLLEKTFIFEKSSTHNSFQESSNSTDLELPLRSKQVNPKKNMVREIVRNLDEKERKSLQHRHSQDDKKKCFVKQIVNALEKRNISRMRSLPPRSSINNEDSPSESETKSYVTSNSPKDTDYSDYGRRSPTLSSDDDQTFNSEYFKEDTLKVKEKGTGDDSVYWISIPRCTVPRSSSLLSVISKLSSHGHSPCISPIKSPNEIEYSIQTSWGATYKTSNPLCKKLFHETVVIDSGYSD; encoded by the exons ATGGCAGTGGAGTGGATTAGAAATAATATGTTGTTTTTCAACAATGACCGC aaTAGGCAATTGACGGAAACCGAATTGAAAGTTCAGCGGTCTTTTCAAAAACTTTCCATACCAGATTGTCATTTAAAGAAACGTTCGAATCCACCAAAGATATTAAACGTCATGCCGATTGAATATCGTCTACCATCATGGAAGATTCCTACTTCTAGAAGAAACTGTACATTAAATTCATCGTCTTCCGATTCGATAG ATATATCTTTACATGCGAAGGAAAATGTACACGAGAACGCTAAGAAAGTGGTACCGCCTATAACATCCTtcaagaagaaaatattttgtcAGCAAATGTTACCAGAAACCGAACACACGAGATCCTCGACGAAGTCTTCTTCACCCAAGGAAGAAATATTGGACGTGAACATTCCAATAATAAAGTTCCCTAGAAAAATTTCCAAAACTTTTCCTAAAATATCGCCTTCTAGAAAAATCCAGAACATAAATCTCGTTCTCCCACCCGGTCCGAAGATTGAATTTCCAGAAGACTTCGAAGACATGTGTAATGACGACTATAACGGTGACGATAATAGAGAGACGTTTGTTTTAAAGGAACGACCATTTAACGTTGAAAGGACTACTAACATTGAAGATTTAAGAAACATCGATATGATAATAGACAAAAGAAGAGAGAATAGACAAACGAATGTCAGCTTTCAAGCTTCCCAAGCTGTGACAACTCCTTTAAGTACGCCAGATGTAAAGccaaaaattttcaaatatcatGCCAAATCTACTCCAAAATTCTCTCAAGCTTCCGAAGTTGTGACGACTCCTTTAAGTACGCCAGATGTAAAGccaaaaattttcaaatatcatGCCAAATCTACTCCAAAATTCTCTCAAGCTTCCGAAGTTGTGACGACTCCTTTAAGTACGCCAGATGTAAAGccaaaaattttcaaatatcatGCCAAATCTACTCCAAAATTCTCTCAAGCTTCCGAAGTTGTGACGACTCCTTTAAGTACGCCAGATGTAAAGccaaaaattttcaaatatcatGCCAAATCTACTCCAAAATTCTCTCAAGCTTCCGAAGTTGTGACGACTCCTTTAAGTACGCCAGATGTAGAGCCAAAATTTTTCAGATATCATGCCAAATCTACTCCAAAATTCTCTCAAGCTTCCGAAGTTGTGCCGACTCCTTTAAATGCACCAGATGTAAAGCCAAAATTCTTCAAACTTCGTGCCAATTCTACTCCAAAATTCTCTCAAGCCCAGCTATTTTCATCTGCTATGATCGAAAATAATCAAAAAGAGAAGATTATTTCACCCAGCATACTGGAGAAATCTTTGATCTTCGAAAACAAGTCAATGAATGTGTCGAACAAGTCTGGGAATATTCGAAGATCTAAGAAGATATCTCCGAATCTTCTGGAAAAGACGTTTATCTTTGAAAAGAGTTCAACGCACAACAGTTTCCAAGAATCGAGTAACTCCACAGACTTAGAGCTTCCGTTACGGAGTAAACAAGTGAATCCCAAGAAGAATATGGTTCGAGAGATCGTCCGAAACTTAgatgaaaaagagagaaaatcgTTGCAGCATCGTCATAGCCAAGATGATAAGAAAAAGTGCTTCGTGAAACAAATAGTGAATGCTTTGGAGAAGAGAAACATCTCTAGAATGAGAAGCCTACCACCAAGAAGTTCTATAAACAACGAAGACAGCCCCAGCGAATCGGAGACAAAATCCTACGTCACATCAAACTCCCCCAAGGATACGGATTACAGTGATTATGGTCGAAGATCGCCGACTCTGAGCAGCGACGACGATCAGACATTCAATTCTGAATACTTCAAAGAAGACACGTTGAAAGTCAAAGAGAAAGGTACTGGAGATGATTCTGTTTATTGGATATCCATACCTAGATGTACAGTACCAAGAAGTAGTTCTCTATTGAGCGTGATCTCCAAATTGTCTAGCCATGGTCACTCTCCATGTATCAGTCCGATTAAAAGCCCGAATGAAATCGAATATTCAATACAAACAAGCTGGGGAGCTACTTACAAGACGAGCAACCCACTCTGCAAGAAATTGTTTCACGAGACCGTAGTGATAGATTCGGGATACTCTGATTAG